Proteins encoded together in one Pontiella desulfatans window:
- a CDS encoding DNA repair ATPase, with amino-acid sequence MAEETEKKEQGAQLESGTYEVIRGRLNTHARDLLTRIDQLDQQRREVFGSIETTLLGTERITTENNCIPRDMIEVGEQFLFGYNVHIGLRSEMHLVDVFSVYTFNEDGGFRAEPLDLIGNNEFNSHFKELYKYYKNTTFAAFRDVGPFLYMVFRISDDPSDIKAFKWQRNDDGTLTYIDNRSDHEVKFPPQHEFEWNRATRDMQRTGVHPHISIEERIFVETIGGDLTIKIEDNTESGEGIFAEPVDNPDQTLDDAEVWYACIESLILLKILPYQEKDYRYIVYSEKLGTAHRIDAIADSCVLLPRNRGIIFANGYFLQNGEVKTFDNNLLDMRFLRRIAAPNGEDHLYVFFNRRSGLYILLAYNVIKETVGTPIICHGYSHFQNGRLIFFKAGEEPQKSHAIQLWQTPFTGPDVILSKNTEDYLYKIGNSDIVRCMAACHTIVNLSRREDSYANLYIDLVRETQDVIDAYFWIEKEEAFVLREPLLQIRDAAKAAIDEFEKVRRLRQQAAAALKEMARRVKEATSASASSRYQKLDPYVKALANLRALRGETISLRELRYMDLDQVEAMEAAVAAQAERTAHTCVEFLLKPESLIPYADDVETVSKSIESVEKVSDAKKIEQAVGERAAELEMLTDTVSNLKIDDATHRTDIIDRISQIFSALNRVRATLTNRIKELAAHEGAAEFASQLKLLSQAVTNYLDVCDSPAKCDEYLGKMMIQIEELEGRFSDFDDFITQLTERREEIYQTFETRKQQLMEERNRKADTLLRSAERILKSIGPRLGTMQSVEEINGYFAADLMVDKVRNIIGQLAEMDDTVKSGDIQTQLKTLREDAIRQLKDQQELFVAGENVIKFGTHHFAVNTQPLELTLVRRDDNMLLHLTGTDFFEAVTDETFLATRAVWELDLPSETADLYRGEFLAVQLFRKALADALPASTEKALVNYVQEHMATRYTEGYIKGVNDIDAAKILHELLGIHQRAGLLRYSPSIRALALLGWTLQANKTELANKLEGYGRMRAVFRSTDSNAAYTEELHHILRAFAQENDLFPATDAGYAAEYLFDVLTHEGKHPISREAMVLHNGFEQRMKRPGAKRLFDEAMAPVKDAPLAKFSLLRDWLAAFIEDENQPELTEALEETAALMLTGNIDPVNAGDLETRRELEGFAGSHARIADGKYQFDYHDLLRRVHLHEQELLPSFTVFQREKKALIERTRDEMRLEEFKPRVLTSFVRNQLIDKLYLPLIGDNLAKQMGTVGVNTRTDRMGMLLLISPPGYGKTTLMEYIANRLGIIFMKINGPAIGHQVTSIDPAEAPNAAARQELNKLNLALEMGDNVMLYLDDIQHCNPELLQKFISLCDAQRKIEGVYKGRPKTYDLRGKSVCVVMAGNPYTESGEMFKVPDMLANRADTYNLGDMIGDSGDAFKLSYIENAMTSNAVLDKLASRTRADIHAMIRLAQTGSREGIEFERDFSADEIGEFTSVLKKMLRIRDVVLAVNQEYIRSAAQSDDYRTEPPFKLQGSYRNMNRLAEKVQPIMNDAEIETILLDHYTGEAQTLTTGAEANLLKFKELFGLLDETETARWADIRKTFNRNLLFSAAGDDKLAPIILQLTNFNDQLGSLRDTIAAAAGGGGSKPGKVTASLSKATLEALQFARPDFSPLQQTLLEIAEKIQAAHPQNKYELPHHMRNPLPKDVRDDKGKE; translated from the coding sequence ATGGCTGAAGAAACCGAAAAAAAAGAACAGGGCGCCCAACTCGAGAGCGGGACGTATGAGGTGATCCGGGGGCGGCTGAACACGCACGCCCGCGATCTGCTCACACGGATCGACCAGCTCGACCAACAGCGGCGCGAGGTGTTCGGCTCGATCGAGACCACCCTGCTGGGCACGGAACGGATCACCACCGAGAACAACTGCATCCCGCGCGACATGATCGAGGTGGGCGAGCAGTTCCTGTTTGGCTACAACGTGCACATCGGCCTACGCTCCGAGATGCATCTGGTCGATGTCTTCTCCGTCTACACCTTCAACGAAGACGGTGGCTTCCGCGCCGAGCCGCTCGACCTGATCGGCAACAACGAGTTCAACAGCCATTTCAAGGAACTCTACAAATACTACAAGAACACCACCTTCGCCGCCTTCCGCGATGTCGGCCCCTTCCTCTACATGGTCTTCCGCATCAGCGACGACCCCTCCGACATCAAGGCCTTCAAGTGGCAGCGCAACGACGACGGCACGCTGACCTATATCGACAACCGCTCCGACCACGAAGTCAAGTTTCCGCCCCAGCACGAGTTTGAATGGAACCGCGCCACGCGCGACATGCAGCGCACGGGGGTGCACCCGCATATTTCCATCGAAGAGCGCATCTTTGTTGAAACCATCGGCGGCGACCTCACCATCAAGATCGAGGACAACACCGAATCCGGCGAAGGCATCTTTGCCGAACCGGTCGACAACCCCGACCAGACGCTCGACGATGCCGAAGTCTGGTATGCCTGCATCGAAAGCCTCATCCTGCTCAAGATCCTGCCCTACCAGGAAAAGGATTACCGCTACATCGTCTACAGCGAAAAGCTCGGCACCGCCCACCGCATCGACGCCATCGCCGATTCTTGCGTGCTGCTTCCGCGCAACCGCGGCATCATTTTCGCCAACGGCTACTTCCTCCAGAACGGCGAGGTCAAGACGTTCGACAACAACCTGCTCGACATGCGCTTCCTGCGCCGCATCGCCGCCCCGAACGGCGAAGACCACCTCTACGTTTTCTTCAACCGCCGCAGCGGTCTCTACATCCTGCTCGCCTACAACGTCATCAAGGAAACCGTCGGCACCCCGATCATCTGCCACGGCTACAGCCACTTCCAAAACGGCCGCCTCATCTTTTTCAAGGCCGGCGAAGAGCCGCAGAAGAGCCACGCCATCCAACTCTGGCAAACCCCCTTCACCGGCCCCGACGTCATCCTCAGCAAAAACACCGAAGACTATCTCTACAAGATCGGCAACTCGGACATCGTACGCTGCATGGCCGCCTGCCACACCATCGTCAACCTGTCGCGCCGCGAGGATTCCTACGCCAACCTCTACATCGACCTCGTGCGGGAAACGCAGGATGTGATCGACGCCTATTTCTGGATCGAGAAGGAAGAGGCCTTCGTGCTGCGCGAACCGCTGCTGCAGATCCGCGACGCCGCCAAGGCCGCGATCGACGAGTTCGAGAAAGTACGCCGCCTGCGCCAGCAGGCCGCCGCCGCGCTCAAGGAGATGGCCCGTCGCGTGAAGGAGGCCACCTCGGCCTCCGCCTCCAGCCGCTACCAGAAGCTCGATCCCTACGTCAAGGCGCTCGCCAACCTGCGCGCGCTCCGCGGCGAAACCATCAGCCTGCGCGAGCTGCGCTACATGGATCTCGACCAGGTCGAGGCCATGGAAGCCGCCGTCGCCGCACAGGCGGAGCGGACGGCGCACACCTGCGTCGAATTCCTGCTCAAGCCCGAGTCGCTCATCCCCTACGCCGACGACGTTGAAACGGTATCCAAATCCATCGAGAGCGTCGAAAAGGTTTCCGATGCCAAGAAGATCGAACAGGCCGTGGGCGAACGCGCCGCCGAACTGGAAATGCTCACCGACACCGTCAGCAACCTGAAGATCGACGATGCCACGCACCGCACCGACATCATCGACCGCATCTCGCAGATTTTCTCGGCGCTCAACCGCGTACGTGCCACGCTCACGAACCGGATCAAGGAGCTGGCCGCCCACGAAGGGGCCGCCGAATTCGCCTCGCAACTCAAACTGCTCTCCCAAGCCGTCACCAACTATCTCGACGTCTGCGACTCGCCCGCCAAGTGCGACGAATACCTGGGCAAGATGATGATCCAAATCGAGGAGCTCGAAGGCCGCTTCTCGGATTTCGACGACTTCATCACCCAGCTCACCGAGCGCCGCGAGGAGATCTACCAAACCTTCGAAACGCGCAAGCAACAGCTGATGGAGGAACGCAACCGCAAGGCCGACACCCTCCTGCGCAGTGCCGAGCGCATTCTCAAGAGCATCGGACCGCGCCTCGGAACGATGCAAAGCGTCGAGGAGATCAACGGCTACTTTGCCGCCGACCTGATGGTCGACAAGGTGCGGAACATTATCGGGCAACTGGCGGAAATGGACGACACCGTCAAGTCCGGCGACATCCAGACCCAGCTCAAAACCCTGCGTGAAGACGCCATCCGCCAACTCAAGGACCAGCAGGAGCTTTTCGTCGCCGGCGAAAACGTCATCAAGTTCGGCACGCACCATTTTGCCGTCAACACCCAGCCGCTGGAACTCACCCTCGTCCGCCGCGACGACAACATGCTGCTGCACCTCACCGGCACCGACTTTTTCGAGGCGGTCACCGATGAAACCTTCCTGGCAACGCGCGCCGTCTGGGAACTCGACCTGCCCAGCGAAACGGCCGACCTCTACCGCGGCGAATTCCTTGCCGTGCAGCTCTTCCGTAAGGCGCTGGCCGACGCCCTGCCGGCAAGCACCGAAAAGGCACTCGTGAACTATGTGCAGGAGCACATGGCGACGCGCTACACCGAGGGCTACATCAAGGGAGTCAACGACATCGATGCCGCCAAGATCCTGCATGAGCTGCTCGGCATCCACCAGCGCGCCGGATTGCTCAGATACAGCCCCTCCATCCGCGCCCTCGCCCTGCTCGGCTGGACGCTCCAGGCCAACAAAACGGAACTGGCCAACAAGCTCGAGGGCTATGGCCGGATGCGCGCCGTTTTCCGAAGCACCGATTCCAATGCCGCCTACACCGAAGAGCTGCACCACATTCTCCGCGCTTTTGCGCAGGAGAACGACCTTTTCCCGGCAACCGATGCCGGCTATGCCGCCGAATACCTGTTTGATGTACTCACCCACGAGGGCAAGCATCCGATCAGCCGCGAGGCGATGGTGCTGCACAACGGGTTCGAGCAACGCATGAAACGCCCCGGCGCCAAACGCCTGTTCGACGAAGCGATGGCGCCGGTCAAGGATGCGCCGCTCGCCAAATTCTCGCTCCTGCGCGACTGGCTCGCCGCCTTCATCGAGGATGAAAACCAACCCGAACTGACCGAGGCACTCGAAGAGACCGCCGCGCTCATGCTCACCGGGAACATCGATCCCGTAAACGCCGGCGATCTCGAAACGCGCCGGGAACTCGAAGGCTTCGCCGGCAGCCATGCGCGCATCGCCGACGGGAAATACCAGTTCGACTACCACGACCTGCTCCGCCGCGTGCATCTGCACGAACAGGAACTGCTCCCGAGCTTCACCGTTTTCCAACGGGAGAAAAAGGCGCTCATCGAACGTACCCGCGATGAAATGCGCCTGGAGGAATTCAAGCCGCGCGTGCTCACCTCCTTCGTCCGCAACCAACTGATCGACAAACTCTACCTTCCGCTCATCGGCGACAACCTCGCCAAGCAGATGGGTACCGTCGGCGTCAACACCCGCACCGACCGCATGGGCATGCTGCTGCTCATCTCGCCGCCCGGCTACGGCAAGACCACGCTGATGGAATACATCGCCAACCGCCTCGGCATCATTTTCATGAAGATCAACGGCCCCGCCATCGGCCACCAGGTCACCTCCATCGACCCCGCCGAAGCGCCCAACGCCGCCGCGCGCCAGGAGCTCAACAAGCTCAACCTCGCCCTCGAGATGGGCGACAACGTGATGCTCTATCTCGACGACATCCAGCACTGCAACCCCGAGCTGCTGCAAAAGTTCATCTCGCTCTGCGATGCCCAGCGCAAGATCGAGGGGGTCTACAAGGGCCGCCCGAAAACCTACGATCTACGGGGCAAGTCGGTCTGCGTTGTGATGGCCGGCAACCCCTACACCGAGAGCGGCGAAATGTTCAAGGTCCCCGACATGCTCGCCAACCGCGCCGACACCTACAACCTAGGCGACATGATCGGCGACAGCGGCGATGCCTTTAAACTCTCCTACATCGAAAACGCGATGACCTCCAACGCCGTGCTCGACAAACTCGCCTCCCGCACCCGCGCCGACATCCACGCCATGATTCGGCTCGCGCAGACCGGTTCGCGCGAGGGCATCGAGTTCGAGCGCGACTTTAGCGCCGACGAGATCGGGGAGTTCACCTCGGTGCTCAAAAAGATGCTGCGCATCCGCGACGTGGTGCTGGCCGTGAACCAGGAATATATCCGCTCCGCCGCCCAGTCCGACGACTACCGAACGGAACCGCCCTTCAAACTCCAGGGTTCCTACCGCAACATGAACCGCCTCGCCGAAAAGGTGCAGCCGATCATGAACGATGCCGAGATCGAGACCATCCTGCTCGACCACTATACCGGCGAAGCCCAAACCCTCACCACCGGCGCCGAGGCCAACCTGCTCAAGTTCAAGGAGCTCTTCGGCCTGCTGGACGAAACCGAAACCGCCCGCTGGGCGGACATCAGGAAAACCTTCAACCGCAACCTGCTCTTTTCCGCCGCCGGCGACGACAAGCTCGCACCCATCATCCTCCAACTCACCAACTTCAACGACCAGCTGGGCTCGCTAAGGGACACCATCGCCGCAGCGGCGGGGGGTGGTGGATCAAAACCGGGCAAGGTTACCGCGAGCTTGAGCAAAGCAACGCTCGAGGCGCTCCAGTTCGCCCGGCCCGACTTTTCACCGCTCCAGCAAACCCTGCTCGAGATTGCCGAAAAGATCCAGGCCGCCCACCCGCAGAACAAATATGAACTGCCGCACCACATGCGCAATCCCCTGCCCAAGGATGTGCGGGATGACAAAGGGAAAGAATAA
- a CDS encoding DDE-type integrase/transposase/recombinase: MSCETRMEYIAVQKRRYRRAEKAYKTRLLDEVCAVCGYDRKHATKLLNDSFTPSRGKRGRKGEYDSAELRKTLKTLWLRSGQLCGKRLKPAMPHWLKHYEKHYEPLSTECREKLLRISPASIDRVLKPFKAQYQRRRNTGTKPGSLLKNQIPIRTSTEDIDRPGYLEADTVAHCGGSMSGDFIWSITYTDIISTWTVTRAVWNKGAEGVMNQTHDVENKLPFAILGFDCDNGSEFLNHHLTRYFLQRKQPVCFTRSRPYHKNDNAHVEQKNWTHVRELLGYDRLDNPAMIRELNALYRDWERLNNFFKPSFKLKSKVRVKSRYKKKYDAPATPFDRLKVSGILGEQQEAALQREYETLDPFELGNRIQRRRRKIEKMKKTGESAAVGEPGFPDCLPTLTTPELEGTH; this comes from the coding sequence ATGAGTTGCGAAACCAGAATGGAATACATCGCGGTACAAAAACGCCGCTATAGGCGCGCGGAAAAGGCCTACAAGACCCGGTTGCTCGATGAAGTATGCGCGGTATGCGGCTATGATCGCAAGCATGCCACCAAGCTGCTCAACGACTCGTTTACGCCCTCCAGGGGCAAACGCGGCCGCAAAGGCGAGTACGACTCTGCTGAATTGCGCAAGACCCTCAAAACTCTGTGGCTTCGTTCTGGACAACTGTGCGGGAAGCGCCTCAAGCCTGCTATGCCACATTGGCTGAAGCACTATGAAAAACATTACGAACCGCTATCGACCGAATGCCGTGAAAAGCTACTGAGAATCAGCCCGGCAAGCATCGACCGGGTGCTCAAACCCTTCAAAGCGCAGTACCAGCGAAGGCGCAATACCGGTACCAAGCCCGGCTCGCTGCTCAAGAATCAGATCCCAATCCGCACCTCCACCGAGGACATCGACCGGCCCGGCTATCTCGAAGCCGACACAGTAGCCCACTGTGGCGGATCGATGAGCGGGGACTTCATCTGGTCGATCACCTATACGGACATCATAAGCACCTGGACGGTAACCCGCGCGGTCTGGAACAAAGGCGCTGAAGGCGTGATGAACCAAACCCACGACGTGGAAAACAAGCTGCCCTTCGCCATCCTGGGCTTCGACTGCGACAACGGCAGCGAGTTCCTCAACCACCATCTCACGCGCTACTTCCTGCAACGCAAACAGCCCGTCTGTTTTACACGCAGCAGACCGTACCACAAGAACGACAACGCCCATGTCGAACAAAAGAACTGGACGCACGTGCGCGAGTTGCTCGGCTACGACCGGCTCGACAACCCGGCCATGATCAGAGAGCTCAACGCACTCTACCGCGACTGGGAACGGCTCAACAACTTCTTCAAACCCTCGTTCAAGCTAAAAAGCAAGGTTCGCGTCAAAAGCCGGTACAAAAAGAAATACGATGCCCCCGCCACGCCCTTTGACCGCCTGAAGGTCAGCGGCATCCTTGGCGAACAACAGGAGGCTGCTCTGCAACGCGAATACGAAACGCTCGACCCTTTCGAGCTGGGCAATCGCATCCAGCGCCGACGTCGCAAGATCGAAAAAATGAAGAAAACCGGCGAGTCCGCCGCAGTCGGGGAACCCGGGTTCCCCGACTGCCTCCCCACCTTGACAACCCCCGAATTAGAGGGTACCCATTAA
- a CDS encoding OB-fold-containig protein, whose translation MTAELKELIQIALAGINLPITLLFAVMLLYWVSVIIGALDIDILQLDFDIEPDADLDLEADGDVDVQSGGALNGMMLYFNIGAVPVTVWLSFLIFTCWILSILETYYLNPGRHFVFGLIFVIPNLIAGMYTAKFATAPLKKVFEAMAPKNTTRKSLIGQRAVVVSSTVSSSFGQIGIKTDGAPLTLNARTEGDTEIAKGQTVVITSETGQGIFTVEAFTSN comes from the coding sequence ATGACGGCTGAACTCAAGGAACTCATTCAGATTGCGCTGGCCGGCATCAACCTGCCGATCACCCTGCTCTTTGCCGTGATGCTGCTCTACTGGGTCAGCGTGATCATCGGCGCGCTGGACATCGACATCCTGCAACTGGATTTCGACATCGAACCCGATGCGGACCTCGACCTGGAAGCCGATGGGGACGTGGATGTGCAGTCCGGCGGCGCCCTGAATGGAATGATGCTCTACTTCAACATTGGAGCGGTTCCCGTGACGGTCTGGCTCAGCTTCCTGATCTTCACCTGCTGGATCCTGTCCATACTCGAGACCTACTATCTCAACCCCGGCCGGCATTTCGTGTTCGGGCTGATCTTCGTGATCCCGAACCTGATTGCCGGCATGTACACCGCCAAGTTTGCCACGGCACCTCTCAAGAAGGTTTTCGAGGCCATGGCGCCAAAGAACACCACGCGAAAGTCGCTCATCGGCCAGCGCGCCGTAGTGGTCTCGTCCACCGTCAGCAGCAGCTTCGGGCAGATCGGAATCAAGACCGATGGCGCACCGCTCACGCTCAATGCCCGCACCGAGGGCGACACCGAAATCGCCAAGGGTCAAACCGTCGTCATCACCAGCGAAACCGGGCAAGGCATCTTTACCGTCGAAGCATTTACCAGCAACTAA
- a CDS encoding PspA/IM30 family protein, translating to MNIKDRLKNVFKETFLDLFHDEAPSKDTIDSALAQARSGVEEATDALAAFTVAHLHLTEEHQHAAGQIEAVGQQLETALAANDDDLARALIRKRQPLQKEAAVLGERVETSNKRLLELKGRVAAMKAQVLEIERKKLELQLRDRAADAIDQVNLSETTIGQARDFATSADAEEATLQKEAGNEIAEAERDSVDSRLDKLIEEDEIEQELSRLKQQRN from the coding sequence ATGAACATCAAAGACCGACTCAAGAACGTCTTCAAGGAAACCTTTCTTGATCTGTTCCACGATGAAGCACCATCGAAGGACACCATCGACAGCGCCCTCGCCCAGGCTCGTTCCGGAGTTGAGGAAGCCACCGATGCGCTTGCCGCATTCACCGTCGCCCACTTGCATCTCACGGAGGAGCATCAGCATGCGGCGGGGCAAATCGAAGCGGTGGGCCAACAGCTCGAAACCGCCCTGGCGGCAAACGACGACGATCTTGCGCGCGCCCTCATCCGGAAACGCCAGCCGTTGCAAAAGGAAGCGGCCGTGCTTGGCGAACGGGTGGAAACCAGCAACAAACGACTGCTTGAATTAAAGGGACGTGTTGCCGCGATGAAGGCGCAAGTGCTGGAAATCGAGCGCAAGAAGCTGGAGTTGCAGTTGCGCGACCGCGCCGCCGATGCCATCGACCAGGTCAACCTGAGCGAAACGACCATTGGACAGGCGCGCGACTTCGCCACCAGCGCCGATGCCGAAGAGGCCACGCTGCAAAAGGAAGCCGGAAACGAAATCGCCGAAGCCGAGCGCGACTCGGTGGATAGCCGGCTGGATAAATTAATCGAAGAAGACGAAATCGAGCAGGAACTTAGCCGCCTTAAACAACAACGGAACTAA
- a CDS encoding flotillin family protein translates to MSFIFEATRIIIGVVALLVLGLLAVIVKCYRKVEQGTAIIRTGVGGTRVSFEGILVFPVIHRMELMEISVKRIEIDRAGVDGLICKDNLRADLKVAFFVRVNKTPEDVLNVAQCLGCKRASDPVALVEFFDAKFSEALKTVGKKFDFVELYSNRDTFKEEIIKVIGTDLNGYVLDDAAIDYLEQTRLELLNPNNILDAEGIKKITELTARQAILANDIARDKEKVIKKQDVEAREAILELEKQQEEAEQKQQREIAEITAREQAEAMKVQEEERMKSEKARIQTDEELAVANENKDRQIIVAAKNKERTDLVESERIIKDRDLEATERERIVTLAQIERDKAVEIEKKNIQEVIRERVMVERNVVEEEEHIKDTQEFAAADRSKQVALTKAAEEAEQNLLIETKAAEARKEAMRHEAEQMVIKAEAERAASEKSADARKILADAQAEEEAVLGIGEARALDAKAAATEKFGIAEANVIQKKAEAEAAAIQKQGEAEAVVIGSKASAEAKGIDEKAAAMKKFDSVGKEHEEFKLELNKDLEIELAHVNVQKDIAREQAAVIAEALKSARIDIVGGDNTFFDKIVDSVTKGKSFDRMIDNSTALTGIKETLFNGDSGNFTEQLHRFTSQFGMDSEDLKNISVATALTQMIVQADEGTKGILEKFLSSAKKAGIADQMASKFLGK, encoded by the coding sequence GTGTCATTTATTTTTGAGGCAACGCGAATCATCATAGGAGTCGTCGCGCTGCTCGTTTTGGGACTGCTCGCCGTCATTGTCAAATGCTACCGCAAAGTTGAACAGGGCACGGCCATCATCCGTACCGGAGTGGGCGGCACCCGCGTCTCCTTCGAAGGCATCCTGGTCTTCCCGGTCATCCACCGGATGGAACTGATGGAAATCTCGGTCAAGCGCATCGAGATCGACCGTGCCGGCGTGGATGGCCTGATCTGCAAGGACAACCTGCGCGCCGACCTGAAGGTCGCCTTCTTCGTCCGGGTGAACAAAACGCCCGAAGACGTTCTGAACGTGGCGCAGTGCCTCGGTTGCAAGCGCGCGTCCGACCCGGTTGCACTGGTCGAGTTCTTCGACGCCAAGTTTTCGGAGGCGCTCAAGACCGTCGGCAAAAAGTTCGATTTCGTGGAACTCTACTCCAACCGCGACACCTTCAAGGAAGAGATCATCAAGGTGATCGGCACCGACCTTAACGGCTACGTGCTCGACGACGCCGCGATCGACTACCTCGAACAGACCCGGCTCGAACTGCTCAACCCCAACAACATTCTCGATGCCGAAGGCATCAAGAAGATCACCGAGCTAACCGCCCGGCAGGCCATCCTCGCCAACGACATTGCACGCGACAAGGAAAAGGTGATCAAGAAACAGGACGTGGAAGCGCGCGAAGCAATCCTCGAACTGGAAAAGCAGCAGGAGGAAGCCGAGCAGAAGCAGCAACGCGAAATTGCCGAAATCACCGCCCGCGAACAGGCCGAAGCCATGAAGGTGCAGGAAGAAGAGCGCATGAAATCCGAGAAGGCGCGCATCCAGACCGACGAGGAGCTGGCCGTGGCCAACGAAAACAAGGACCGCCAGATCATCGTGGCCGCCAAGAACAAGGAGCGCACCGACCTGGTTGAAAGCGAACGCATCATCAAGGATCGCGACCTCGAGGCCACCGAGCGCGAGCGCATCGTGACCCTCGCGCAGATCGAGCGGGACAAGGCGGTTGAAATCGAAAAGAAAAACATCCAGGAAGTCATCCGCGAGCGGGTGATGGTGGAGCGCAACGTGGTTGAAGAGGAAGAGCACATCAAGGACACGCAGGAATTCGCCGCCGCCGACCGCTCCAAGCAGGTGGCCCTCACCAAGGCGGCCGAAGAGGCCGAACAAAACCTTCTGATCGAAACCAAGGCCGCCGAGGCCCGGAAGGAAGCCATGCGCCACGAGGCCGAGCAGATGGTCATCAAGGCCGAGGCGGAACGCGCCGCTTCCGAAAAATCCGCCGATGCCCGCAAGATCCTCGCCGATGCCCAGGCCGAAGAAGAAGCCGTGCTCGGGATCGGTGAAGCGCGCGCCCTCGATGCCAAGGCCGCCGCCACCGAAAAGTTCGGCATTGCCGAGGCCAACGTAATCCAGAAGAAGGCCGAGGCCGAAGCCGCCGCCATCCAGAAACAGGGCGAGGCCGAGGCCGTTGTGATTGGCAGCAAGGCCAGCGCCGAAGCCAAGGGCATCGACGAAAAGGCCGCGGCCATGAAAAAGTTCGACTCCGTCGGCAAGGAGCACGAGGAGTTCAAGCTCGAGCTCAACAAGGATCTCGAGATCGAGCTGGCGCACGTCAATGTCCAGAAGGATATCGCCCGCGAGCAGGCGGCGGTTATTGCCGAAGCCCTCAAGTCGGCGCGCATCGATATTGTCGGAGGCGACAACACCTTCTTCGACAAGATCGTGGACTCCGTCACGAAGGGCAAATCCTTCGACCGGATGATCGACAACAGCACTGCGCTGACCGGCATCAAGGAGACGCTCTTCAACGGCGACTCCGGCAACTTCACCGAACAGTTGCACCGCTTCACCAGCCAGTTCGGCATGGATTCCGAAGACCTGAAGAATATCTCCGTGGCCACCGCGCTCACGCAGATGATCGTCCAGGCCGACGAAGGCACCAAGGGCATCCTGGAGAAGTTCCTTTCGTCCGCCAAGAAGGCCGGCATCGCCGACCAGATGGCCTCGAAGTTCCTCGGCAAATAG
- a CDS encoding PspA/IM30 family protein: protein MGLLSRLKDISTGKVKAFLDEAERPEEMIPQLLNELQSQQQALRNAEAKSLTAVRAAQRRLEETMGRALRLERGAELALKKGEEETAREALREQLKVEQVVPRQREQVEQAQKILDDVRERGNALKAQIALVKEKEVQLKTRPEPALSPDRTEPLLKKVAEMEERVLTEEAEAEANREVNQNLRKRSLDERLFELEKNDEIEKRLNQIKTGN from the coding sequence ATGGGCTTACTTTCACGACTCAAGGATATCAGCACGGGAAAGGTAAAGGCGTTTCTCGATGAGGCCGAGCGCCCGGAAGAGATGATACCGCAACTGCTGAACGAGCTGCAAAGCCAACAACAGGCCTTGCGCAACGCCGAGGCGAAATCGCTAACCGCCGTGCGGGCCGCCCAGCGACGGCTGGAGGAAACCATGGGCCGCGCCCTCCGCTTGGAGCGCGGCGCGGAACTTGCCCTGAAAAAAGGCGAAGAGGAGACGGCGCGCGAGGCGTTGCGCGAACAACTCAAGGTGGAACAGGTTGTCCCCCGCCAACGCGAGCAGGTTGAACAGGCGCAAAAGATCCTGGACGACGTCCGCGAACGCGGCAACGCGTTGAAGGCACAGATTGCCCTGGTCAAAGAAAAAGAAGTGCAGCTAAAAACCCGTCCCGAACCGGCTCTATCCCCGGATCGCACCGAACCCTTGCTGAAGAAAGTCGCGGAGATGGAGGAACGCGTGCTGACCGAAGAGGCCGAGGCCGAAGCCAACCGCGAAGTAAACCAGAACCTACGCAAACGCTCGCTCGACGAACGCCTGTTCGAACTCGAAAAAAACGACGAGATAGAAAAACGCCTGAACCAAATCAAAACCGGGAATTAA
- a CDS encoding PspA/IM30 family protein, which yields MNLIKRMMRISSARIEAFLSSVEDPETMFPQLVREMEEQVGKATEAEAQALTALKLAEKTRDTAKANVERMQAGAELALKNSDESTAREAIAAQLDLEKALKQKAEACDRAQGVYENARSVRAEIKEKLDETRAKQDEILTRARLAKTQKKITETVSSPIHSTDSILDAIERLENKVELAEAELEVERELAGNGATEAALKQRLEQLETEQEVDKRFAELKNKLSD from the coding sequence ATGAACCTGATAAAACGCATGATGCGTATCTCGAGCGCCCGCATAGAGGCGTTCCTCTCCTCGGTCGAGGATCCGGAAACGATGTTCCCCCAGCTCGTTCGCGAGATGGAGGAGCAGGTGGGCAAAGCCACGGAAGCCGAGGCCCAGGCGCTCACGGCGCTCAAGCTGGCCGAAAAAACCCGCGACACCGCCAAGGCGAATGTCGAACGGATGCAGGCCGGCGCGGAGCTCGCCCTGAAAAACAGCGACGAAAGCACGGCGCGCGAGGCGATTGCGGCGCAGCTCGACCTGGAAAAGGCGCTGAAGCAAAAGGCCGAGGCCTGCGATCGGGCCCAAGGGGTCTACGAAAACGCCCGTTCCGTCCGCGCCGAGATCAAGGAAAAGCTGGACGAGACCCGCGCCAAGCAGGACGAAATCCTGACCCGCGCCCGGCTGGCCAAGACCCAGAAAAAGATTACGGAGACCGTCAGCTCGCCGATCCACTCGACCGACAGCATCCTCGATGCGATCGAGCGGCTGGAAAACAAAGTTGAACTGGCCGAAGCCGAGCTGGAGGTTGAGCGCGAGCTGGCCGGCAACGGAGCAACCGAAGCCGCCCTGAAGCAGCGACTGGAGCAACTCGAAACGGAGCAGGAAGTGGATAAGCGCTTCGCCGAGTTGAAAAACAAACTGTCCGACTGA